The following proteins are co-located in the Myroides profundi genome:
- a CDS encoding Crp/Fnr family transcriptional regulator: MMNIKLLKKYGAQTVFYEKDDIIFEQGMAPDYFYYIVKGEIKLNTYDDEDERKEFIYSFYSQGQNFGETTIFLKTTYICNAIAVEPTEILKLKQEIFLSLIKENHDFSLLISSNLSRKLYFQGVMAPKISAQDAEKRVLTLLNYGKANWQHPLIKQDLYIVDLTRKEIADMTGLRIETVIRSIKRLKNSNKLRIIKGKIVL; the protein is encoded by the coding sequence ATGATGAATATAAAATTATTGAAAAAATATGGCGCACAGACAGTTTTCTATGAGAAGGACGATATAATTTTTGAACAAGGAATGGCTCCTGACTATTTTTACTATATAGTAAAAGGGGAAATAAAATTAAATACATATGATGATGAAGATGAAAGAAAAGAATTTATCTATAGTTTCTATTCTCAAGGGCAAAACTTTGGAGAAACAACAATCTTTCTAAAGACTACTTATATTTGTAATGCTATTGCTGTTGAACCAACAGAAATATTAAAATTAAAGCAGGAAATCTTTTTGTCTCTTATTAAAGAGAACCATGATTTCTCTTTATTAATTAGTTCTAACTTATCTAGGAAGTTATATTTTCAAGGAGTAATGGCACCTAAAATATCTGCTCAAGATGCAGAAAAAAGAGTACTAACTTTATTAAATTATGGCAAGGCAAATTGGCAACATCCTTTAATTAAACAAGATTTGTACATTGTTGATTTGACTAGAAAAGAAATAGCAGATATGACTGGTTTAAGAATAGAAACAGTGATACGAAGTATTAAAAGATTAAAGAATAGTAATAAATTAAGGATTATAAAAGGGAAAATAGTATTATAA
- a CDS encoding DUF2200 domain-containing protein: MVNKDMENHKIYSTSFASVYPHYIAKAEKKGRTKEEVDTIIEWLTGYDQCSLVQIIDTKVDFETFFAKAPLINPNINQIKGVICGYRVEDIEHPLMQKIRYLDKLIDELAKGKAMDKILRK; this comes from the coding sequence ATGGTAAATAAAGATATGGAGAATCATAAGATATACAGTACCTCTTTTGCTAGTGTATATCCTCATTATATTGCTAAAGCAGAGAAAAAAGGCAGAACAAAAGAAGAGGTAGATACTATTATAGAGTGGCTTACAGGATATGATCAATGCTCTTTAGTTCAAATAATAGATACTAAAGTAGACTTTGAGACCTTCTTTGCTAAAGCTCCTCTGATTAATCCTAATATCAATCAAATAAAAGGAGTTATCTGTGGATATCGTGTAGAGGATATTGAACACCCACTTATGCAAAAAATACGTTATCTAGATAAACTCATTGATGAGCTAGCTAAAGGAAAAGCAATGGATAAAATACTAAGAAAATAA
- a CDS encoding DNA/RNA non-specific endonuclease, with product MGIFDIFKRKPPAVEPTDTCDYTQICSHKEAERHFNKGHLDKLHLIGLAFGGDDSPFNILYVSPEAALQKREIDNYIVDLLQQGSKVQYKAFPEYKGNSFIPSKVIIEVDDDQTFTKEIEIW from the coding sequence ATGGGGATTTTTGATATTTTTAAAAGAAAACCACCTGCTGTTGAACCAACAGATACTTGTGATTACACTCAAATATGTAGTCATAAGGAAGCAGAAAGACATTTTAATAAAGGTCATTTAGATAAGCTACATCTTATTGGTTTAGCTTTTGGTGGAGATGACTCCCCTTTTAATATTTTATATGTTTCACCAGAAGCTGCTCTTCAAAAAAGAGAAATAGATAATTATATTGTTGACTTACTTCAACAAGGTTCTAAAGTGCAATACAAGGCCTTTCCTGAGTATAAAGGCAATAGTTTTATCCCTTCTAAGGTTATTATAGAAGTAGACGACGATCAGACATTTACGAAAGAAATTGAAATATGGTAA
- a CDS encoding MFS transporter, which translates to MSIKNKEKYAIPIMAFTAGTIVANVYYSQPILKNIAETLGEPEAAVGKVSMLAQIGYGIGMFFLLPLGDKINRKRLIIAISIVQIFVLMCIANTTHLNFLLILSFLAGVCSTPAQIILPMAALLNKENRGKSVGIVFSGILCGILGSRLVSGWLTDLWGWQSVFTFSGIMIFISIILMWQFLPNAPIKFKGSYIQLLQSTFRLVKEHKTLRQAALLGSLTFGIFCSFWTTLTFHLSGAPFNYTPSMIGMFAIVAIGGALVAPYFGKLADKGQVFQNLFLTISLIIISLVGMLIFPNSILILIIAIFLLDIGVQATQITNFTRIYALSEEAHSRLNTVYMTAYFIGAGIGTFFGLISWSINGWLGSLTQMLLWSFLALGIVFLSKKGKL; encoded by the coding sequence ATGTCAATCAAAAACAAAGAAAAATATGCCATCCCTATTATGGCATTTACTGCAGGAACTATTGTAGCCAATGTCTACTATAGCCAACCCATTTTAAAAAACATTGCTGAAACACTAGGAGAGCCTGAAGCTGCAGTAGGCAAAGTATCTATGCTAGCTCAAATAGGTTATGGTATAGGTATGTTTTTCCTACTTCCTTTAGGAGATAAAATTAATAGAAAGCGATTAATCATTGCGATATCTATTGTACAGATATTTGTATTAATGTGTATTGCTAATACCACTCATTTAAACTTCTTATTGATCTTGAGCTTTTTAGCTGGTGTATGCTCTACTCCTGCCCAAATTATTTTACCCATGGCAGCTCTATTAAACAAAGAGAATAGAGGGAAAAGCGTAGGGATTGTTTTTAGTGGAATATTATGTGGTATTCTTGGTTCACGTCTAGTTAGTGGATGGTTAACAGATTTATGGGGATGGCAGAGTGTCTTTACCTTTTCAGGGATCATGATCTTTATTAGTATTATACTGATGTGGCAATTTCTACCTAATGCGCCTATTAAGTTTAAGGGTAGTTATATACAGTTATTGCAATCTACATTTCGCTTAGTCAAAGAACACAAAACACTACGTCAAGCTGCTTTGTTAGGTTCCTTGACCTTTGGGATATTCTGCTCTTTCTGGACTACACTTACTTTTCACTTAAGTGGAGCTCCCTTTAATTATACACCATCTATGATAGGTATGTTTGCGATAGTCGCTATCGGAGGAGCCTTAGTAGCTCCTTATTTTGGCAAATTAGCAGATAAAGGACAAGTCTTTCAAAACTTATTCCTAACGATTTCATTAATAATTATTAGCCTTGTAGGAATGCTTATTTTCCCGAATTCTATTCTAATTTTAATTATTGCTATATTCTTATTAGACATTGGAGTTCAGGCAACGCAAATTACTAATTTCACTCGTATCTACGCTCTTAGTGAAGAAGCTCATAGTAGATTAAACACAGTCTATATGACTGCTTATTTCATAGGAGCTGGTATAGGAACTTTCTTTGGTCTGATTAGCTGGAGTATCAATGGATGGCTAGGATCCTTGACCCAAATGTTGTTGTGGAGTTTCTTAGCATTAGGTATAGTCTTTCTATCTAAGAAAGGAAAATTATAG
- a CDS encoding AraC family transcriptional regulator: MKLVQFEPLFLRHFRTEEWPFTYHNHNHYELMLISEGSGIHDLNKEQSTYQGNTIFFLSPEDSHHFYIEEKTRFRVIKFLPSAVKDGVNASITDYWDNLLINLGRRWEVSKGNGIEIELINKIISIIDLMIIEWEVNNKQVSELHTNLLRSVLLLMDKYTADNTHIIDQYDTSKIERIQNYIHANIHAPEKLVLKRLSDYFGLSESGFRNYFSTNMGMSLTQYTNGLKIEMIKKRIKHSDHNLSAIALEFGFTDASHFTKYFVKHTALTPLQFKREK; encoded by the coding sequence ATGAAGTTAGTACAGTTCGAACCTTTGTTTTTAAGGCATTTTCGCACAGAAGAGTGGCCATTTACTTACCATAATCACAATCATTATGAATTAATGCTGATCAGTGAGGGGAGTGGTATACACGATTTAAATAAAGAGCAATCTACTTATCAAGGAAATACGATATTCTTTCTCTCACCAGAAGATAGTCATCATTTTTATATAGAAGAAAAAACAAGGTTTAGAGTCATCAAGTTTTTGCCTAGCGCAGTTAAAGATGGAGTCAATGCTAGTATAACAGATTATTGGGATAACCTACTGATTAACTTAGGTAGAAGATGGGAGGTTAGTAAAGGGAATGGTATTGAAATAGAGCTGATTAATAAGATTATATCAATTATTGATTTAATGATTATAGAGTGGGAGGTTAATAATAAACAAGTGTCAGAATTACATACTAATCTACTAAGAAGTGTATTGTTATTAATGGATAAATATACGGCTGATAATACGCATATAATAGATCAGTATGATACTTCTAAAATAGAGAGAATACAGAATTATATTCATGCTAATATTCATGCTCCAGAGAAGTTAGTACTCAAAAGGTTGAGTGATTATTTTGGACTATCAGAATCAGGATTTAGAAACTATTTTTCAACTAATATGGGAATGAGTTTGACACAGTATACAAATGGCTTAAAAATAGAAATGATCAAGAAAAGAATTAAGCACAGTGATCATAATTTATCAGCAATAGCCTTAGAGTTTGGTTTTACAGATGCGAGTCATTTTACTAAATATTTTGTGAAACACACTGCGCTAACTCCTTTACAGTTTAAAAGAGAAAAATAA
- a CDS encoding efflux RND transporter permease subunit: protein MQKFVKNIVSFSLKNTFIVIFGVLLLLFGGIYSYIHTPIEAFPDVTNTRARIITQWPGRSAEEVEKFITLPISKEVNTIPNKAEVRSISLFGLSVVTVLFNDEVDDFFAQQYASNRMGNVNLPEGADFEIEPPSGATGEIFRYIIKSDLPIKEVTAIQDWVIERELLSVPGVADVVSFGGEEKIFEIQINPTELINYDLSPLDVYEAVEKSNINVGGDVIQRGDQAYVVRGVGLLDNVEDIENILIEVKGSTPILVKHVANVVVSAKPRLGQVAFQDDDDVVQGIVVMLRGENPSAVIEGLKDKIADLNERILPKNVQIETVVDRTNLVNTTVHTVSKNLVEGVILVSIIVFIFLYNWRTTFIVASVIPLAFLFAIIMLKIQGLPANLISMGALDFGLLLEGTLVIVEHVFVGLEKRAEQVGMARFNRMSKLGTIKKSASSVASYIFFALLILIVALMPIFSFQKVEGKMFSPLAFTLGYALLGSLILSLTYVPAMCKILLTKDIKERENVISRFFKNNIYKMFNWSFTHKKLTLSMFIGLLVICGVRFHYYGSEFLPKLNEGALYIRATLPSSINLDESVRLAKEMKAKIREFDEVKFVLTQTGRPNDGTDPTGFFNIEFHTELKPESEWTRKITKDKLLEEIRLKLENYPGVNFGFSQPIQDNVEEYVAGVKSSLVIKIFGDDLFELEKYANQVAKSIKDVEGVTDLNVFKNIGQPELRIKLHDHKMAKYAVTTADAQAVIAMTIGGQAATTLYENERMFDVVLRFNKEYRDSDDKIGDILIPSLDGKQVPLKEIATIDYHTGPAFIYREGGSRYIGIGFSIEGRDLGSTIAEARAKVDKEVKLPAINKMEWAGEFESKERAANQLMLVVPVSLILILVLLYFNFGNVKDTAIAALTIPFAFIGGFVSLWATGTIFGISAGIGFIILFGVATIDGIVLIGVMRENLQHRMPLKEAIKEGVKSRIRPVVMIALMGSMGLLPAALSNGMGSEIQKPLAIMIVGGLIICMILSFTILPQVFYWAYRNKK, encoded by the coding sequence ATGCAAAAATTCGTAAAAAATATAGTATCCTTTTCACTTAAAAATACATTCATCGTCATCTTCGGTGTATTGTTATTATTGTTTGGAGGGATTTATAGTTATATACACACACCTATTGAAGCCTTTCCTGATGTGACGAATACCCGTGCACGTATTATCACACAGTGGCCTGGTCGTAGTGCAGAAGAAGTAGAAAAATTTATTACCCTTCCTATTTCAAAGGAGGTTAACACCATTCCTAATAAAGCAGAGGTAAGATCTATCTCTTTATTTGGACTATCTGTTGTAACAGTATTGTTTAATGATGAAGTAGATGACTTCTTCGCTCAACAATATGCTTCTAACAGAATGGGGAATGTAAATCTGCCTGAAGGAGCTGATTTTGAAATAGAACCACCTTCTGGAGCAACAGGAGAAATCTTTAGGTACATCATTAAGAGTGACCTTCCTATCAAAGAAGTTACTGCTATTCAAGATTGGGTAATAGAACGAGAATTATTATCTGTACCTGGAGTGGCTGATGTAGTAAGCTTTGGAGGTGAAGAAAAAATATTTGAAATACAGATTAACCCTACTGAATTAATTAATTACGACTTATCTCCTTTAGATGTATATGAAGCTGTAGAAAAAAGTAATATTAATGTAGGTGGAGATGTTATCCAACGTGGTGATCAAGCTTATGTAGTAAGAGGTGTAGGATTACTAGACAATGTTGAAGATATCGAGAACATCCTTATCGAGGTAAAAGGAAGTACACCAATTCTAGTAAAACACGTAGCTAATGTCGTGGTATCAGCCAAACCACGCTTAGGACAAGTTGCTTTTCAAGACGATGATGATGTCGTACAAGGAATCGTAGTAATGCTTAGAGGTGAAAACCCTAGTGCAGTTATCGAAGGGCTAAAAGATAAAATAGCAGACTTAAACGAGCGTATTTTACCTAAAAATGTTCAAATAGAAACAGTCGTAGATAGAACTAACCTTGTAAATACAACAGTACACACCGTATCTAAGAACTTAGTAGAAGGAGTTATTTTAGTATCCATTATTGTATTTATTTTCTTGTATAATTGGCGTACTACATTTATCGTTGCTTCTGTTATTCCACTGGCTTTCTTATTTGCTATCATCATGCTGAAGATACAAGGGTTACCTGCCAACCTAATTTCAATGGGAGCATTAGACTTTGGGTTGTTGTTAGAAGGAACTTTAGTTATTGTCGAACATGTCTTTGTAGGTCTAGAGAAACGAGCTGAACAGGTAGGAATGGCGAGATTCAATAGAATGTCTAAATTAGGTACTATTAAGAAAAGTGCAAGTAGTGTAGCCAGCTATATTTTCTTTGCATTATTAATTCTAATCGTCGCTTTAATGCCTATCTTCTCTTTCCAAAAAGTAGAAGGTAAGATGTTCTCTCCCCTAGCCTTTACATTAGGTTATGCTCTATTAGGATCGCTAATATTGAGTTTGACTTATGTACCTGCTATGTGTAAAATCTTATTAACTAAAGATATCAAAGAACGTGAGAATGTTATTTCTCGTTTCTTTAAGAACAATATCTATAAGATGTTTAATTGGAGTTTTACCCATAAGAAGTTAACTCTTTCGATGTTTATAGGTTTACTTGTTATCTGTGGAGTTAGATTCCATTATTATGGTTCAGAATTCTTGCCTAAGTTAAACGAGGGGGCTTTATATATTAGAGCTACATTACCTAGTAGTATTAACTTAGATGAATCTGTAAGATTAGCTAAAGAAATGAAAGCTAAGATTAGAGAGTTTGATGAAGTTAAATTTGTATTGACACAGACAGGTCGTCCTAATGATGGTACTGACCCTACAGGATTCTTTAATATCGAATTTCACACTGAACTAAAACCAGAAAGTGAATGGACGCGTAAGATAACAAAAGACAAACTTCTAGAAGAGATTCGTCTGAAATTAGAGAACTACCCTGGTGTTAATTTTGGATTCAGTCAACCAATACAAGATAACGTAGAAGAATATGTAGCTGGTGTTAAGAGTTCTCTTGTAATCAAGATATTCGGAGATGATTTATTCGAATTAGAGAAATATGCTAACCAAGTAGCCAAAAGCATCAAAGATGTCGAAGGGGTTACAGACTTAAATGTATTTAAAAATATTGGTCAGCCTGAACTCAGAATTAAGCTTCACGATCATAAAATGGCTAAGTATGCTGTAACAACAGCAGATGCTCAGGCTGTAATCGCTATGACTATCGGTGGACAAGCAGCTACTACCCTGTATGAGAATGAGAGAATGTTTGACGTTGTCCTTCGTTTCAACAAAGAATATAGAGATTCAGATGATAAAATTGGTGATATCTTAATTCCTTCACTTGATGGTAAACAAGTGCCATTAAAAGAGATTGCTACGATAGATTATCACACTGGCCCTGCCTTTATTTATAGAGAAGGTGGTAGTAGATATATTGGTATAGGATTTAGTATTGAAGGAAGAGACTTAGGAAGTACTATTGCTGAAGCAAGAGCTAAAGTAGATAAAGAAGTAAAATTGCCTGCTATCAATAAAATGGAATGGGCAGGAGAATTTGAAAGTAAAGAGCGTGCTGCAAATCAATTAATGCTTGTTGTACCTGTTTCTTTGATTCTAATTCTTGTATTACTTTACTTCAACTTTGGTAATGTAAAAGATACTGCTATTGCAGCCTTAACTATTCCTTTTGCTTTTATCGGTGGTTTTGTATCACTTTGGGCAACTGGCACGATATTTGGAATATCAGCAGGGATAGGATTTATTATTCTTTTTGGAGTAGCTACTATTGATGGTATTGTACTTATTGGAGTTATGAGAGAAAACTTACAACATCGCATGCCATTAAAAGAAGCAATAAAAGAAGGAGTAAAAAGCCGAATAAGACCGGTAGTAATGATTGCATTGATGGGGTCTATGGGATTACTTCCTGCAGCTTTATCAAATGGAATGGGATCAGAAATACAGAAACCATTAGCTATTATGATTGTAGGAGGACTAATCATCTGTATGATTTTATCCTTTACTATCTTACCACAAGTATTCTATTGGGCTTATAGAAATAAGAAGTAG
- a CDS encoding efflux RND transporter periplasmic adaptor subunit codes for MTKYSILTLALLNMVLMSCNKGEQNNEEITKEQECLSEAMKSTLNMEKVTLRPIERSLTLNGYIDYNQDKTVPYNSLVDGLVTNTYFSLGDYVTKGQLLAEIKSTDTNEIYSELKASEAELKVAKRELESVESMYKDGIASQKELIEAQEDVRTLNSKVVAVRSSLAIFNSRGESGVVNVVAPQSGYIVTKSVSTGMTVNAGDEPLFTIADLSDVWIMANVYAANMRNVQPNQEVKVSTLAYPDEYFAGKVTKVSQVFDAEERVLKARISMENKEMKLKPGMSADIIIQLETNEGKSLAIPNTAIIFDNNQNYVVVYKNDCEQEVRKITPVSKNNIYTYVADGVKENEMVVTTNELLIYEQLTNKL; via the coding sequence ATGACAAAATATTCTATACTTACATTAGCCTTACTAAACATGGTTCTGATGAGCTGTAATAAGGGAGAACAAAATAATGAAGAGATAACTAAAGAACAAGAGTGCCTATCTGAAGCGATGAAAAGCACGCTCAATATGGAGAAAGTCACACTGAGACCTATAGAGCGAAGTCTAACACTTAATGGTTATATCGATTATAACCAAGATAAAACAGTTCCTTACAATAGTCTAGTAGATGGATTAGTTACTAATACTTATTTCTCTCTAGGAGATTATGTTACGAAAGGGCAATTATTAGCTGAAATAAAAAGTACTGATACGAATGAAATATACAGTGAATTAAAAGCTAGTGAAGCAGAATTAAAAGTAGCTAAGCGCGAGTTAGAATCAGTAGAATCAATGTATAAAGATGGTATTGCTTCTCAAAAAGAGTTAATCGAAGCTCAAGAGGATGTCAGAACACTGAATAGTAAAGTAGTTGCTGTGAGAAGTAGTCTAGCGATATTCAATAGTCGTGGTGAATCTGGAGTAGTAAATGTAGTAGCTCCTCAGTCGGGTTATATCGTTACTAAAAGCGTTAGTACTGGAATGACTGTAAATGCTGGTGATGAACCTTTGTTTACGATAGCTGATTTATCTGATGTATGGATCATGGCTAATGTATATGCTGCAAATATGCGCAATGTACAGCCAAATCAAGAAGTAAAAGTATCTACCCTAGCTTATCCTGATGAATATTTTGCTGGAAAAGTAACTAAAGTATCTCAAGTATTTGATGCTGAAGAGAGAGTCCTAAAAGCTCGTATTTCAATGGAGAATAAAGAGATGAAACTAAAGCCTGGAATGTCTGCTGATATCATTATTCAGTTAGAAACAAACGAAGGTAAATCTCTTGCTATCCCTAATACTGCTATCATATTTGATAACAACCAAAACTATGTAGTAGTTTATAAAAATGATTGTGAACAAGAAGTTAGAAAGATCACTCCTGTCTCTAAAAACAATATTTATACCTATGTAGCAGATGGTGTAAAAGAGAATGAAATGGTCGTAACTACTAATGAATTACTTATTTATGAGCAATTAACTAATAAATTGTAA
- a CDS encoding TolC family protein, translating into MFKNTLLTILSAFVLSTYAQDNSVKALKLSKEEAEALFLEQNLELIAKNLEISQAEAQLLQAKLWPNPTFEVSEINFWKTTDIEEQPKLIGNWGEAQQYAFRVEQLIQTGGKRRKTIDLQKLTIEEKQQEFESIIRELKLELRGNLSDLQILQEQQKIYEKQIESTKSLISAYKNQLDQGNISQAQYIRLKAAELQFKKELVNINKELEEAVKDFKNFINIGSNTLVVITDKLVAPEKEISELELENWIITAQEQRPDALKSRTLEKQSEKRLEIEKAQRVPDITLGVDYDRGGNIMRDFVGFGISFDLPIFDRNKGGIKEAKIDIELAKLDTQSKLNEIANDIVEAFRNYYHAEQLYKDIDSEYEQQLDQLLDAYLKNFQKRNVSLIEYLDFVEAYIENKTILLETKKDLNDHFEKLQYAVGQDL; encoded by the coding sequence ATGTTTAAAAACACTTTATTAACCATTCTATCGGCTTTTGTACTAAGTACTTATGCACAAGATAACTCAGTTAAAGCACTGAAATTATCTAAAGAAGAAGCAGAAGCGCTCTTCTTAGAGCAGAACTTAGAGCTTATCGCAAAGAACTTAGAAATATCTCAAGCAGAAGCACAATTATTACAAGCAAAGTTATGGCCTAACCCTACTTTTGAAGTTTCAGAGATTAACTTCTGGAAGACTACAGATATAGAAGAACAGCCTAAACTTATTGGCAATTGGGGTGAAGCACAACAATACGCTTTTAGAGTAGAGCAATTGATTCAAACTGGAGGTAAACGCAGAAAGACCATCGACCTACAGAAATTAACAATAGAAGAAAAACAACAGGAGTTCGAAAGTATTATACGTGAGCTTAAGTTAGAACTAAGAGGTAATCTGTCTGACTTACAAATACTTCAAGAACAACAAAAGATATACGAAAAACAAATAGAAAGTACTAAATCCCTAATTAGTGCATACAAGAACCAATTAGATCAAGGGAATATTAGTCAAGCACAATACATTCGCTTAAAAGCAGCAGAGCTTCAGTTTAAAAAAGAATTGGTCAACATCAATAAAGAACTTGAAGAAGCTGTAAAAGACTTTAAAAACTTTATCAATATTGGGAGTAACACCCTGGTCGTTATTACTGATAAACTAGTAGCTCCTGAGAAAGAGATATCTGAACTAGAATTAGAAAATTGGATTATCACTGCTCAGGAACAACGCCCAGATGCATTAAAAAGCAGAACATTAGAAAAGCAATCTGAAAAGCGATTAGAAATAGAGAAAGCACAGCGAGTTCCTGATATTACACTAGGAGTTGATTATGATAGAGGTGGTAATATTATGCGTGATTTTGTTGGTTTTGGAATCTCTTTTGACTTACCCATCTTTGATAGAAATAAAGGAGGAATTAAAGAGGCTAAAATAGATATAGAGTTAGCCAAACTCGACACACAAAGTAAGCTAAACGAGATTGCTAATGATATAGTTGAAGCCTTTAGAAATTATTATCACGCTGAACAACTCTATAAAGATATAGATAGCGAATATGAGCAACAATTAGATCAACTACTAGACGCATATTTAAAGAACTTTCAAAAGAGAAATGTGAGTTTAATCGAATATTTAGACTTTGTAGAAGCTTATATAGAGAATAAAACAATTCTATTAGAAACTAAGAAAGATCTAAATGATCATTTTGAAAAACTACAATACGCAGTAGGACAAGATTTATAA
- a CDS encoding LexA family transcriptional regulator, which translates to MQNATGVIKKLKRMLGIKTDLQLADILDVKPNTISSWKKRDSLQYEGLIALCKEHKIDLNELFFSDSTAVYNSSYHKRKVKMISIDHHFEYFLDPEKTLATAPSYVFPTVEEVDTAFQVSVDNMYPTIKMTSYVITKRIQIEELQLWHVYLFVLKGKGIVIYRFKRMVDDNTLLLISDNPTFENIQVKIDDVKELFCIRGAFLPQMKGISEI; encoded by the coding sequence ATGCAAAATGCAACAGGAGTAATTAAGAAACTAAAGAGAATGCTAGGAATAAAGACAGATTTACAGCTAGCAGATATTCTTGATGTTAAACCCAATACTATTTCTTCGTGGAAAAAGAGAGATAGTTTACAATATGAAGGATTAATAGCTTTGTGTAAAGAACACAAAATAGATCTAAATGAATTATTCTTCTCAGATTCTACAGCTGTTTATAACAGTAGTTATCACAAGAGAAAGGTGAAAATGATTTCTATAGATCATCACTTCGAGTATTTCTTAGATCCAGAGAAGACTTTGGCAACAGCACCGAGCTATGTTTTTCCAACAGTAGAAGAGGTAGATACAGCTTTTCAGGTATCAGTAGATAATATGTATCCTACTATTAAAATGACTTCTTATGTGATTACTAAGCGTATTCAGATAGAAGAGTTACAGTTATGGCATGTCTATCTATTTGTGCTTAAAGGAAAAGGGATTGTAATCTATCGATTCAAGAGAATGGTAGATGATAATACACTGTTATTGATTAGCGATAATCCTACATTTGAGAATATACAAGTAAAAATAGATGATGTAAAAGAACTCTTCTGTATTAGAGGTGCTTTTTTACCACAAATGAAAGGAATATCTGAGATATAA
- the ung gene encoding uracil-DNA glycosylase — MKLKAKGWNKHLAAEMTSPYFKTLIENIDCLYETTMVYPPKEEVYTAFELVDFEDVKVVIIGQDPYHGAFQANGLSFSVSKGVKLPPSLQNIYKELEDDLGIRNINGDLTKWAEQGVFLLNATLTVEEKKAGSHQKLGWEKFTDAVIEQLSKHRENIVFILWGSYAQKKGKNIDRSKHFVIETVHPSPLSVYRGFYGSKPFSQTNAYLESKGIKSIDWKI, encoded by the coding sequence ATGAAACTAAAAGCAAAAGGTTGGAATAAGCATTTAGCAGCAGAAATGACTTCTCCTTATTTTAAAACACTAATAGAGAATATTGATTGTTTATATGAAACTACTATGGTGTATCCTCCTAAAGAAGAGGTTTATACAGCATTCGAATTAGTAGACTTCGAGGATGTTAAAGTGGTTATCATAGGACAAGATCCTTATCACGGTGCCTTTCAGGCCAATGGTCTTTCTTTTAGTGTAAGTAAAGGTGTAAAGTTACCACCTAGTTTACAGAATATTTATAAAGAGCTAGAAGATGATTTAGGAATTAGAAATATAAATGGTGATTTGACGAAGTGGGCAGAACAAGGAGTATTTCTATTAAATGCCACATTAACTGTAGAGGAGAAGAAAGCTGGCTCACATCAGAAGTTAGGTTGGGAGAAATTCACAGATGCTGTAATAGAACAACTAAGCAAACATAGAGAGAATATTGTATTTATTCTATGGGGGAGCTATGCTCAAAAGAAAGGAAAGAATATCGATCGTTCTAAACATTTTGTAATAGAAACAGTACATCCATCTCCTTTATCTGTTTATAGAGGTTTTTATGGTAGTAAACCTTTTTCTCAAACCAATGCTTACTTGGAGTCTAAAGGAATCAAATCAATTGATTGGAAGATTTAA